In one window of Microbacterium sp. PM5 DNA:
- a CDS encoding GuaB1 family IMP dehydrogenase-related protein, translated as MQFSGAQPTVDLTYSDVFLVPRRSGVTSRLDVDLSPRDGTSATIPLVASNMNSVTGPRLAAALARRGGLGVLPQDMALQDIDAAIRWVKDQPVRWDTPLVLGADATVAEAAALLPATEGHGIVVVSGDTARVHVDDILGVVPATRLGTALPDARLGDLTRGRGVSIDADDVADARHAFDLLVAADAETVCVLHHGYLVGTLSQRTALRSTLYRPAVDAHGRLIVAAAVGINGDVAAKAKALAAAGVDVLVVDTAHGHQEGMLRALQTVAGLGLGSPIAAGNIVTAEGVHDLVGAGASILKVGVGPGAMCTTRMMTAVGRPQFSAVLETARAAAELGAHVWADGGVRYPRDVALALAAGAASVMIGSWFAGTIEAPGQLQVDEGGRVYKESWGMASTKAVQGRFGRLDAYERARKELFAEGISSSKIYLDPLRPSVEDLVDMITSGVRSSFTYAGASTVPEFHERATVGLQSAAGYEEGKALPVSW; from the coding sequence ATGCAGTTCTCCGGCGCACAGCCCACCGTCGACCTCACGTACTCGGACGTCTTCCTCGTCCCGCGACGGTCCGGTGTGACCAGCCGCCTCGACGTCGATCTGTCGCCGCGCGACGGCACCTCCGCGACGATCCCTCTCGTCGCCTCCAACATGAACTCCGTCACCGGACCGCGTCTGGCCGCTGCCCTCGCCCGACGCGGCGGGCTCGGCGTGCTGCCGCAGGACATGGCGCTGCAGGACATCGACGCGGCGATCCGCTGGGTCAAGGACCAGCCCGTGCGGTGGGACACGCCACTCGTGCTGGGCGCCGACGCGACCGTCGCCGAGGCCGCGGCGCTGCTTCCCGCGACGGAGGGCCACGGCATCGTCGTAGTCTCCGGCGACACCGCCCGCGTCCACGTGGACGACATCCTCGGGGTCGTGCCGGCCACGCGCCTCGGCACGGCCCTTCCCGACGCGCGCCTGGGCGATCTCACCCGCGGTCGCGGCGTCTCGATCGACGCCGACGACGTCGCCGATGCCCGGCACGCTTTCGACCTGCTCGTCGCCGCGGATGCCGAGACCGTGTGCGTCCTGCACCACGGATACCTCGTGGGCACCCTGTCGCAGCGCACCGCGTTGCGCTCGACGCTGTACCGGCCCGCGGTCGACGCGCACGGTCGACTGATCGTCGCGGCGGCGGTCGGCATCAACGGCGACGTCGCCGCGAAGGCGAAGGCCCTCGCGGCCGCCGGTGTGGACGTGCTCGTCGTCGACACCGCGCACGGCCACCAGGAGGGCATGCTGCGCGCGCTGCAGACCGTGGCGGGGCTCGGCCTCGGCAGCCCCATCGCGGCCGGGAACATCGTGACGGCGGAAGGCGTGCACGACCTCGTCGGAGCCGGCGCGTCGATCCTGAAGGTCGGGGTGGGGCCCGGCGCGATGTGCACCACCCGCATGATGACGGCCGTCGGCCGCCCCCAGTTCTCCGCGGTGCTGGAGACTGCGCGGGCCGCCGCCGAGCTCGGGGCCCACGTCTGGGCCGACGGCGGCGTCCGCTATCCGCGCGATGTCGCGCTCGCCCTGGCGGCGGGGGCGGCATCTGTCATGATCGGCTCGTGGTTCGCCGGCACCATCGAAGCGCCCGGGCAGCTGCAGGTCGACGAGGGGGGCCGCGTCTATAAGGAGTCGTGGGGCATGGCGTCCACGAAGGCGGTCCAGGGGCGGTTCGGTCGGCTGGACGCCTACGAGCGTGCGCGCAAGGAGCTGTTCGCCGAGGGGATCTCGTCGTCGAAGATCTACCTCGATCCGCTGCGGCCGTCGGTCGAGGACCTCGTCGACATGATCACCTCGGGCGTGCGCTCGTCGTTCACCTACGCGGGGGCGTCGACCGTCCCCGAATTCCACGAGCGTGCCACGGTGGGACTGCAGTCCGCAGCCGGCTACGAAGAGGGCAAGGCCCTGCCCGTCAGCTGGTGA
- a CDS encoding multifunctional oxoglutarate decarboxylase/oxoglutarate dehydrogenase thiamine pyrophosphate-binding subunit/dihydrolipoyllysine-residue succinyltransferase subunit has protein sequence MSSQVTGVGTSSDGEFGANEWLVAEMYDQFAKDRDSVDRAWWPVLEAYEKTQKDAAPTPTAPPAAPAPAASPAAAAEPRPMTAPIPVVGAQPVARTTARPASPQPVPAQAPSTEPTPTPAAREDVVTPLRGMPKTLAANMDESLTVPTATSVRTVPAKLMIDNRIVINNHMSRTRGGKVSFTHLIGWALIQALKAFPSQNVSYAEIDGKPSVVAPAHINLGIAIDLPKPDGSRALMVPSIKQAESLTFGEYLAAYEDLVKRARGNKLTAADFQGTTISLTNPGGIGTVHSVPRLMKGQGCIVGAGALEYPAEFQGSSEKTLVELGIGKTITLTSTYDHRVIQGAGSGEFLKIVHELLTGQRGFYEGIFAALRIPYAPIHWAGDINVDIAERVDKTARVQELINSYRVRGHLMADTDPLEYVQRTHPDLEIENHGLTFWDLDREFVTGGFGGRRLMKLRDILGVLRDSYCRTIGVEYMHIQDPAQRKWFQDNVEVKYQKPSHDEQLRILDKLNQAEAFETFLQTKYVGQKRFSLEGGESLIPLLDQILQGAAGAGLDGAAIGMAHRGRLNVLTNIAGKTYSQIFREFEGSVAIGSKSGSGDVKYHLGTQGTFVSDAGEELPVYLAANPSHLETVDGVLEGIVRAKQDRMPIGSFSWLPILVHGDAAFAGQGVVVETLQMSQLRGYRTGGTVHVVVNNQVGFTTLPQDGRTSVYATDVAKTIQAPIFHVNGDDPEAVVRVAELAVAYRQEFNRDVVIDLVCYRRRGHNEGDDPSMTQPLMTNLIEAKRSVRRLYTESLVGRGDITEEEYEKAKQDFQNRLEIAFAETHAAETGATGIVSPAVTGGVEQAVGEPETTGVATEVVHQIGDAFVNKPDGFTVHNKLQQLLEKRLDMSRNGQIDWGFGELLAFGSVLMEGTNVRLAGQDARRGTFVQRHAVLHDRANGQEWLPLANLSESQGRFYVYDSLLSEYAAMAFEYGYSVERPDTLTLWEAQFGDFANGAQSVIDEYISAADQKWGQQSSVVLLLPHGYEGQGPDHSSARIERYLQMCAQENMTVARPSTPASYFHLLRRQAYARPRRPLIVFTPKAMLRLRGATSPVEAFTTGRFEPVLDDDRNLDPSAVTKVLLHSGKIHWDLKAELDKKPNPQVALVRLEQLYPAPIDQLNAVIDRYPNAQLVWVQDEPENQGAWPFIALEVVKHLHGRTIRRVSRAAAASTATGSPKVHAREQAAILEKALTV, from the coding sequence GTGTCCAGTCAGGTGACCGGCGTGGGAACTTCGAGCGACGGCGAATTCGGGGCCAACGAATGGCTCGTCGCCGAGATGTACGACCAGTTCGCGAAGGATCGCGACTCGGTCGACCGGGCGTGGTGGCCTGTGCTTGAGGCGTACGAGAAGACGCAGAAGGATGCTGCGCCCACTCCCACCGCTCCGCCCGCCGCGCCCGCTCCCGCCGCGTCGCCGGCGGCGGCCGCCGAGCCGCGCCCGATGACGGCACCGATCCCGGTCGTCGGCGCCCAGCCGGTCGCCCGCACGACGGCCCGCCCCGCCTCCCCCCAGCCTGTGCCGGCGCAGGCGCCGAGCACCGAGCCGACGCCGACTCCCGCCGCCCGCGAGGACGTCGTCACACCGCTGCGCGGCATGCCGAAGACTCTTGCCGCGAACATGGACGAGTCGCTGACCGTGCCCACCGCGACGAGCGTGCGCACCGTGCCGGCGAAGCTCATGATCGACAACCGCATCGTGATCAACAACCACATGTCGCGCACCCGCGGCGGCAAGGTGAGCTTCACGCACCTCATCGGCTGGGCGCTGATCCAAGCCCTCAAGGCCTTCCCCAGCCAGAACGTGTCCTACGCCGAGATCGACGGCAAGCCCTCCGTCGTCGCGCCGGCGCACATCAACCTCGGCATCGCGATCGATCTGCCCAAGCCCGACGGCTCGCGCGCGCTGATGGTCCCCTCGATCAAGCAGGCCGAGTCGCTCACCTTCGGCGAGTACCTCGCTGCCTACGAGGACCTCGTCAAGCGCGCCCGCGGCAACAAGCTGACGGCGGCCGACTTCCAGGGCACCACGATCTCGCTGACCAATCCCGGCGGCATCGGGACGGTCCACTCCGTGCCGCGCCTCATGAAAGGACAGGGCTGCATCGTCGGCGCGGGCGCCCTCGAGTACCCGGCCGAGTTCCAGGGCTCGAGCGAGAAGACCCTCGTCGAGCTCGGCATCGGCAAGACGATCACGCTGACCAGCACGTACGACCACCGCGTCATCCAGGGCGCGGGCTCGGGCGAGTTCCTGAAGATCGTGCACGAGCTGCTCACCGGTCAGCGCGGCTTCTACGAGGGCATCTTCGCGGCCCTGCGCATTCCGTACGCCCCGATCCACTGGGCCGGCGACATCAACGTCGACATCGCCGAGCGCGTCGACAAGACCGCCCGCGTGCAGGAGCTCATCAACTCCTACCGCGTCCGCGGCCACCTCATGGCCGACACGGATCCCCTCGAGTACGTGCAGCGCACGCACCCCGACCTCGAGATCGAGAACCACGGCCTCACCTTCTGGGACCTCGACCGCGAGTTCGTCACGGGAGGTTTCGGCGGCAGAAGGCTCATGAAGCTCCGCGACATCCTCGGCGTGCTCCGCGACTCCTACTGCCGCACGATCGGCGTCGAGTACATGCACATCCAGGACCCGGCCCAGCGCAAGTGGTTCCAGGACAACGTCGAGGTCAAGTACCAGAAGCCGAGCCACGACGAGCAGCTGCGCATCCTCGACAAGCTCAACCAGGCCGAGGCCTTCGAGACGTTCCTGCAGACGAAGTACGTCGGCCAGAAGCGCTTCAGCCTCGAGGGCGGCGAGTCGCTCATCCCGCTGCTGGATCAGATCCTGCAGGGGGCAGCGGGCGCGGGTCTCGACGGCGCCGCCATCGGCATGGCGCACCGTGGGCGCCTGAACGTCCTGACCAACATCGCCGGAAAGACCTACAGCCAGATCTTCCGCGAGTTCGAGGGCTCCGTCGCGATCGGCTCGAAGAGCGGCTCGGGTGACGTCAAGTACCACCTCGGCACGCAGGGCACGTTCGTGTCGGATGCCGGTGAGGAGCTGCCGGTGTACCTGGCGGCCAACCCGTCGCACCTCGAGACGGTCGACGGCGTGCTGGAGGGCATCGTCCGCGCCAAGCAGGACCGCATGCCGATCGGCTCGTTCTCCTGGCTGCCGATCCTCGTCCACGGCGACGCGGCCTTCGCCGGGCAGGGCGTCGTCGTCGAGACGCTGCAGATGTCGCAGCTGCGCGGATACCGCACGGGCGGCACCGTGCACGTGGTCGTCAACAATCAGGTCGGCTTCACGACGCTGCCCCAGGACGGTCGCACCTCGGTCTATGCGACCGATGTCGCCAAGACCATCCAGGCGCCGATCTTCCACGTGAACGGCGACGACCCCGAAGCCGTGGTCCGCGTCGCCGAGCTCGCCGTCGCGTACCGCCAGGAGTTCAACCGCGATGTCGTCATCGACCTCGTCTGCTACCGCCGCCGCGGACACAACGAGGGCGACGACCCGTCGATGACGCAGCCGCTGATGACCAACCTCATCGAAGCGAAGCGATCCGTGCGCCGGCTCTACACCGAGTCGCTCGTCGGTCGCGGCGACATCACCGAGGAAGAGTACGAGAAGGCCAAGCAGGACTTCCAGAACCGTCTCGAGATCGCCTTCGCCGAGACCCACGCCGCCGAGACCGGTGCCACCGGCATCGTCTCCCCCGCCGTCACGGGCGGCGTGGAGCAGGCGGTCGGCGAGCCGGAGACCACCGGCGTCGCGACCGAGGTCGTGCACCAGATCGGCGACGCCTTCGTGAACAAGCCCGATGGCTTCACGGTGCACAACAAGCTGCAGCAGCTGCTGGAGAAGCGCCTCGACATGAGCCGCAACGGCCAGATCGACTGGGGCTTCGGCGAACTGCTGGCCTTCGGGTCGGTCTTGATGGAAGGCACGAACGTGCGCCTGGCCGGCCAGGACGCCCGCCGTGGAACGTTCGTCCAGCGCCACGCCGTGCTCCACGACCGGGCGAACGGACAGGAGTGGCTTCCGCTGGCGAACCTGTCGGAGAGCCAGGGCCGGTTCTACGTCTACGACTCCCTGCTCAGCGAGTATGCGGCGATGGCGTTCGAGTACGGGTATTCCGTCGAGCGGCCCGACACGCTCACCCTGTGGGAGGCGCAGTTCGGCGACTTCGCGAACGGTGCCCAGTCGGTGATCGACGAGTACATCTCCGCGGCCGACCAGAAGTGGGGCCAGCAGTCGAGTGTCGTGCTGCTGCTCCCGCACGGCTACGAGGGCCAGGGTCCCGACCACTCCTCCGCCCGCATCGAGCGGTACCTGCAGATGTGTGCGCAGGAGAACATGACCGTTGCGCGACCCTCGACCCCGGCGTCGTACTTCCACCTGCTGCGGCGCCAGGCGTACGCCCGTCCCCGTCGTCCCCTGATCGTGTTCACCCCCAAGGCGATGCTGCGCCTTCGCGGAGCGACGAGTCCCGTCGAGGCCTTCACCACCGGACGGTTCGAGCCCGTGCTGGACGACGATCGCAACCTCGACCCGTCGGCGGTCACCAAGGTGCTGCTGCACTCGGGCAAGATCCACTGGGACCTCAAGGCCGAGCTCGACAAGAAGCCGAACCCGCAGGTCGCTCTCGTCCGCCTCGAGCAGCTGTACCCGGCTCCGATCGATCAGCTGAACGCCGTGATCGACCGCTACCCGAACGCCCAGCTGGTCTGGGTGCAGGACGAGCCCGAGAACCAGGGCGCCTGGCCGTTCATCGCGCTCGAGGTCGTCAAGCACCTGCACGGACGCACGATCCGCCGCGTGTCCCGCGCCGCCGCCGCCTCCACCGCGACCGGCTCACCGAAGGTGCACGCGCGCGAGCAGGCCGCGATCCTCGAGAAGGCTCTCACCGTCTGA
- a CDS encoding hemolysin family protein, with protein MSDWAGIAWLVVLLAFNAFFVGAEFAVISARRSQIEPLAEKGSKTAVTALYAMEHATLMLATSQLGITICSLLILNVSEPAIHHLLEVPLGLTGWNEAVIGGVAFAIALILVSYLHVVFGEMVPKNLAFSLPDRAVLLLATPLVWTSKLFYPIIVALNWLANHIVRLFRVEPKNEAASTFTLDEVATIVNQSRIEGVLDDASGAVTAALEFTDKKAGDVAVPLSELVTLPESTTPEEIERAVAKHGFSRYVIVDAEGIPLGYVHLKDVLRAAEGAGAEETVAAPIKPKRIHHMVPVAETTDLEDALALMRRSSRHLAQVRNARGETTAVLFLEDIIEELVGEVHDATRRGY; from the coding sequence ATGAGCGACTGGGCCGGAATCGCGTGGCTGGTGGTGCTGCTCGCGTTCAACGCGTTCTTCGTCGGTGCCGAGTTCGCCGTCATCTCCGCGCGCCGATCGCAGATCGAGCCGCTCGCCGAGAAGGGCTCCAAGACCGCGGTGACCGCGCTGTACGCGATGGAGCACGCCACGCTCATGCTCGCCACGAGCCAGCTCGGCATCACGATCTGCTCGCTGCTGATCCTGAACGTGTCGGAGCCGGCGATCCATCACCTGCTCGAAGTGCCCCTGGGACTGACGGGCTGGAACGAGGCGGTCATCGGCGGCGTCGCGTTCGCGATCGCCTTGATCCTGGTGTCGTACCTGCACGTGGTGTTCGGGGAGATGGTGCCGAAGAACCTCGCGTTCTCGCTCCCGGACCGGGCCGTGCTTCTGCTGGCGACACCGCTGGTGTGGACCTCGAAGCTCTTCTACCCGATCATCGTCGCGCTCAACTGGCTGGCCAACCACATCGTGCGCCTGTTCCGCGTCGAACCGAAGAACGAGGCGGCGTCGACGTTCACCCTCGACGAGGTGGCCACGATCGTGAACCAGTCGCGGATCGAGGGTGTGCTCGATGACGCCTCCGGCGCCGTGACGGCCGCGCTGGAGTTCACCGACAAGAAGGCGGGCGACGTCGCCGTGCCCCTGTCGGAACTCGTGACGCTTCCCGAGTCGACGACGCCCGAAGAGATCGAGCGCGCGGTCGCCAAGCACGGATTCTCGCGCTACGTGATCGTAGATGCCGAGGGCATCCCGCTCGGCTACGTCCACCTCAAGGACGTGCTCCGCGCGGCCGAGGGCGCCGGCGCCGAGGAGACGGTCGCCGCGCCGATCAAACCGAAGCGCATCCACCACATGGTGCCGGTCGCCGAAACGACCGACCTCGAGGATGCATTGGCCCTGATGCGCCGCAGCAGCCGGCACCTCGCTCAGGTGCGCAACGCCCGGGGCGAGACGACGGCGGTGCTCTTCCTGGAGGACATCATCGAAGAGCTCGTCGGCGAGGTACACGACGCGACGCGCCGGGGCTACTGA
- a CDS encoding NADH:flavin oxidoreductase/NADH oxidase: MSLLFTPYELAGRTVRNRLWVAPMCQYSATDGVPNDWHHVHLAQFASGGAGVVIAEATAVTPEGRISPEDVGLWNDEQRDAWAPIVAAIRARGARAGVQLAHAGRKASTWSPFSGRRGTVPIADGGWTTFAPSAIAYDGFEAPEALDAAGIRRIVDAFAAAAVRAVAAGFEVLEIHAAHGYLLHQFLSPLSNQRGDEYGGTLENRARLLLEVVDAVRGAAPDAALLVRFSASDWADGGWDVGQTATVAGWAAARGADVFDISSGGLVAHQRITTGPGYQVPLAAEVRRVADVAVGAVGEITSGVQAEQILASGAADVILAGREWLRDPHFALRAEVELGGADAALWPPQYERGRARIAPVR, from the coding sequence ATGAGTCTGTTGTTCACCCCCTACGAACTGGCCGGACGCACCGTCCGCAACCGCCTGTGGGTCGCGCCGATGTGCCAGTACTCGGCGACCGACGGCGTACCGAACGACTGGCACCACGTGCACCTCGCCCAGTTCGCGTCCGGCGGCGCCGGCGTCGTCATCGCGGAGGCGACCGCGGTGACTCCGGAAGGGCGCATCTCTCCCGAGGACGTGGGCCTCTGGAACGACGAGCAGCGCGACGCCTGGGCGCCCATCGTCGCCGCGATCCGCGCCCGCGGTGCGCGCGCCGGTGTGCAGCTGGCCCACGCCGGACGCAAGGCGTCGACCTGGTCGCCGTTCTCCGGACGCCGCGGCACCGTCCCCATCGCCGACGGTGGATGGACCACGTTCGCCCCTTCGGCCATCGCCTACGACGGTTTCGAGGCGCCGGAGGCGCTGGATGCCGCGGGCATCCGCCGTATCGTCGATGCCTTCGCCGCTGCCGCGGTGCGGGCGGTCGCGGCCGGATTCGAGGTGCTCGAGATCCACGCCGCCCACGGCTATCTGCTGCACCAGTTCCTGTCGCCGCTGTCCAACCAGCGAGGCGACGAGTACGGCGGCACCCTGGAAAACCGTGCCCGGCTGCTGCTCGAGGTCGTCGACGCGGTGCGCGGTGCGGCGCCGGACGCCGCGCTTCTCGTGCGCTTCTCGGCATCCGACTGGGCCGACGGCGGGTGGGACGTCGGGCAGACGGCGACCGTCGCCGGATGGGCTGCCGCGCGCGGTGCCGACGTCTTCGACATCTCCAGCGGCGGACTCGTCGCCCACCAGCGCATCACCACCGGCCCCGGCTATCAGGTCCCGCTCGCCGCCGAGGTGCGCCGCGTCGCCGACGTCGCGGTCGGTGCCGTCGGGGAGATCACCTCGGGTGTGCAGGCGGAGCAGATCCTGGCGTCCGGAGCCGCCGACGTGATCCTGGCCGGTCGCGAATGGCTGCGTGACCCGCACTTCGCGCTGCGTGCCGAGGTCGAGCTCGGCGGCGCGGACGCCGCGCTGTGGCCCCCGCAGTACGAGCGCGGACGCGCCCGTATCGCTCCCGTTCGGTGA
- a CDS encoding hemolysin family protein: MELVMLGVGLLLTIGTGLFVASEFALVNLDRADLEARQAAGESRLSLTISALRITSTHLSSAQLGITLTTLLTGYTMEPALTTLLSPVLTAWGVPDAVVRVVATTVAIAVATTFSMILGELVPKNFALAIPRQTAKLVMPFQVAFTTVFRPAITVLNGSANGILRGMGIEPKEELSGARTAEELSSLVRRSASAGVLEEDTASLLDRTLTFARLTTADVMTPRPSIHAVAAGDSVEDVIQLARRTGHSRFPVFDESMDDITGIVHLKQAVSVPRERRGDVPAAAIAEEPLRVPEAVHLDAVMSELRSRGYQMAIVVDEYGGTAGVVTLEDLVEEIVGEVLDEHDRSRAGVVRVAGAVTFPAELRPDEVLDRTGIRVPEGDVYDTVGGFFMSMLERIPVVGDRIDLEDGTLEVQRMDGRRVDRVKFTPHPLPHAALDGADASDAANEAGEGR; this comes from the coding sequence ATGGAACTCGTCATGCTGGGCGTGGGGCTCCTGCTCACCATCGGAACCGGCCTTTTCGTCGCGAGCGAGTTCGCGCTCGTCAACCTCGACCGCGCCGACCTCGAGGCCCGCCAGGCGGCCGGGGAATCGCGGTTGTCGCTGACCATCAGCGCGTTGCGGATCACCTCGACGCACCTGTCCAGCGCGCAGCTCGGCATCACGCTGACCACGCTGCTCACCGGCTACACGATGGAACCGGCCCTCACCACCCTGCTCAGCCCCGTGCTGACCGCGTGGGGCGTTCCCGACGCGGTGGTTCGCGTCGTCGCCACGACCGTCGCCATCGCCGTCGCCACGACGTTCTCCATGATCCTGGGTGAGCTCGTGCCGAAGAACTTCGCGCTGGCCATCCCGCGTCAGACCGCGAAACTCGTCATGCCGTTCCAGGTCGCGTTCACCACGGTGTTCCGTCCTGCGATCACCGTCCTGAACGGCTCGGCCAACGGCATCCTGCGGGGGATGGGGATCGAACCCAAGGAGGAGCTTTCCGGAGCACGCACGGCAGAAGAGCTCTCCAGCCTGGTGCGACGCTCGGCCAGTGCCGGTGTGCTGGAGGAGGACACCGCCTCGCTGCTGGATCGCACGCTCACCTTCGCACGACTGACGACCGCGGATGTCATGACGCCGCGTCCCAGCATCCATGCGGTCGCTGCCGGCGACAGTGTCGAGGACGTCATCCAACTGGCCCGCCGCACGGGTCACAGTCGCTTCCCGGTGTTCGACGAGTCGATGGACGACATCACCGGCATCGTCCACCTCAAACAGGCCGTCAGCGTGCCGCGCGAGCGTCGCGGCGACGTTCCCGCGGCCGCCATCGCGGAAGAGCCGCTGCGCGTGCCCGAAGCCGTGCACCTGGATGCCGTCATGTCGGAGCTGCGCTCGCGCGGCTACCAGATGGCCATCGTCGTCGACGAGTACGGGGGCACCGCGGGTGTCGTCACCCTGGAGGATCTGGTCGAGGAGATCGTCGGCGAGGTGCTCGACGAGCACGACCGCTCGCGCGCGGGCGTCGTGCGGGTCGCCGGCGCCGTGACGTTCCCGGCGGAGCTGCGTCCCGACGAGGTGCTCGATCGCACCGGCATCCGAGTGCCCGAGGGCGACGTGTACGACACCGTCGGCGGCTTCTTCATGTCGATGCTGGAGCGCATTCCCGTCGTCGGCGACCGCATCGATCTGGAGGACGGCACGCTGGAGGTGCAGCGCATGGACGGCCGGCGCGTCGACCGCGTCAAATTCACGCCGCACCCGCTGCCTCACGCGGCGCTCGACGGTGCCGATGCGTCCGACGCGGCGAACGAGGCAGGTGAGGGTCGATGA